One genomic window of Prochlorococcus marinus CUG1416 includes the following:
- the rimO gene encoding 30S ribosomal protein S12 methylthiotransferase RimO: protein MKQNSLNVKEKKLSKIAFSHVGCEKNLVDTEHMQGLLDKEGYEVDSNINDANVVVVNTCSFIETAREESIRKILEYTNQGKEVIVAGCMAQHFKDELLKEIPEIKGLVGTGDYQKIAKVLDRVEKGEIVNEVSKIPEFIADEEIPRFVDKNKFVAYLRIAEGCNYNCAFCIIPKLRGPQRSRTIESIVSEAKSLAKQGIQEIILISQITTNYGQDIYGKPSLAKLLNELSKVPIPWIRIHYAYPTGLTDEVIRAFKDSKNIVPYFDLPLQHSHPDVLKSMNRPWQASLNESILEKIRAAIPSAVLRTSLIVGFPGEKKEHFEHLLEFLDRHKFDHVGVFIFSPEEGTAAFDLPNKVSPEVAEARKDNVISVQQNISKDKNHSYVGSKMKILVEKISDNNELIGRSYNFAPEIDGNVILSINANNDLKNYIGKFVVANISFADEYDLYGETIEIL from the coding sequence GTGAAACAAAATAGTCTCAATGTAAAAGAAAAAAAACTATCTAAGATTGCATTCAGTCATGTTGGTTGCGAGAAAAATCTTGTTGATACTGAACATATGCAAGGCTTATTAGATAAAGAGGGTTATGAAGTTGACAGCAATATAAATGATGCAAATGTTGTTGTTGTAAATACTTGCAGTTTTATTGAAACAGCTAGAGAAGAATCTATTAGAAAAATTCTAGAATATACAAATCAAGGAAAGGAAGTAATAGTTGCAGGCTGTATGGCTCAGCATTTTAAAGATGAACTTCTAAAAGAAATCCCTGAAATAAAAGGTTTGGTTGGAACAGGAGATTATCAAAAGATAGCCAAGGTTTTAGACAGAGTAGAAAAAGGGGAAATTGTTAATGAAGTTTCAAAAATACCGGAATTTATTGCAGATGAGGAAATACCTCGTTTTGTAGATAAAAACAAATTTGTTGCTTATCTTCGTATTGCTGAGGGCTGCAACTATAATTGCGCTTTTTGTATTATTCCTAAGTTGAGAGGACCTCAAAGAAGTAGAACAATAGAATCTATCGTTTCAGAAGCCAAAAGTCTTGCAAAGCAGGGTATTCAAGAAATCATATTAATTAGTCAAATAACAACTAATTATGGTCAAGATATTTATGGAAAACCATCATTAGCCAAACTTTTGAATGAGCTTTCTAAAGTTCCAATTCCTTGGATAAGGATACATTATGCTTATCCAACGGGTTTAACTGATGAAGTTATTAGAGCTTTCAAAGATTCAAAGAATATAGTACCTTACTTTGATTTGCCACTTCAGCATAGTCATCCAGATGTGTTGAAGAGTATGAATAGACCTTGGCAAGCTTCTTTGAATGAATCAATTTTGGAGAAAATTAGAGCAGCAATTCCATCTGCTGTATTAAGAACTAGTCTCATTGTTGGATTCCCAGGAGAAAAAAAAGAACATTTTGAACATCTTCTCGAATTTTTGGATAGGCACAAATTTGATCATGTGGGAGTGTTTATTTTTTCTCCTGAGGAGGGAACTGCAGCTTTTGATTTACCTAATAAAGTATCCCCAGAGGTTGCAGAGGCAAGAAAAGATAACGTTATTTCAGTTCAACAAAATATCTCTAAAGATAAAAATCATTCATATGTTGGGTCCAAAATGAAGATTTTGGTAGAAAAAATATCAGATAATAACGAATTAATAGGTAGGTCCTACAATTTCGCACCTGAAATTGACGGAAATGTGATTTTATCTATTAATGCTAATAATGATTTGAAAAATTATATTGGTAAATTTGTTGTAGCAAATATTTCTTTTGCGGATGAGTATGATTTGTATGGAGAGACTATTGAAATTTTGTAG
- a CDS encoding dihydrofolate reductase family protein, translating to MSIPRVIIVIASSLDGRIAFPGGGETHLGSEEDKKMLNQNLSTVDATIFGLGTLIAHQSTYLIKNINDNDEVNISKSQPISIVASNSKKFNSNWKYFRQPIRRWLISSSKVDNSSNNDFEKQLFFEDSWGKTLISLKKKGINDLALLGGAKLINSFIKEDLITDIKITIIPRIIGGRYTWIPPEKTNEIFNLKRLWEIKSIKNLMNNEIHVHYKKI from the coding sequence TTGAGCATCCCAAGAGTAATAATTGTTATAGCATCTAGTCTTGATGGGAGAATTGCATTTCCTGGAGGTGGAGAAACGCATCTTGGAAGCGAAGAAGATAAGAAAATGTTAAATCAAAACTTATCAACGGTAGATGCTACCATTTTTGGTTTAGGTACTTTAATAGCTCATCAGTCAACTTACCTAATTAAAAATATCAATGATAATGACGAAGTAAATATATCAAAAAGTCAACCAATTTCTATAGTTGCTTCAAATAGCAAAAAATTTAACAGTAATTGGAAATACTTTCGTCAACCAATTAGAAGATGGCTAATCAGCTCAAGTAAAGTTGATAATTCTTCAAATAATGACTTCGAGAAACAACTCTTTTTCGAAGATTCATGGGGGAAAACTTTAATTTCACTCAAAAAAAAAGGGATAAATGATCTAGCTCTTTTAGGAGGTGCAAAACTTATAAATTCATTTATAAAAGAGGATCTAATAACAGATATAAAAATTACAATAATTCCACGAATTATTGGAGGTAGATATACATGGATCCCTCCAGAAAAAACAAATGAGATTTTTAATCTCAAAAGACTATGGGAAATTAAATCAATTAAAAATTTAATGAATAATGAAATCCACGTTCATTACAAAAAAATTTGA
- a CDS encoding SRPBCC family protein, giving the protein MGTWLKHDVITVVNAPLENVWNTWSDLDSMSLWMSWIESVKTVDEETTTLPDLTEWTLAANGFRFKWKAQITERIEKSKLKWKSIGGLPTEGSVVFESKSDQITSVNLAITYELPKMIARFMEENILGKMVTNELQANIDRFRDLVEKNYKNDFSN; this is encoded by the coding sequence ATGGGTACTTGGCTAAAACATGACGTAATAACAGTTGTTAATGCGCCTCTTGAAAATGTTTGGAATACATGGAGTGATTTAGACTCAATGTCACTTTGGATGAGCTGGATAGAATCTGTAAAAACAGTTGATGAAGAAACTACAACATTACCAGATTTAACAGAATGGACTTTAGCTGCAAATGGTTTTAGGTTTAAATGGAAAGCTCAAATAACGGAAAGGATCGAAAAAAGTAAACTTAAATGGAAATCTATAGGGGGTTTACCAACTGAAGGATCAGTAGTTTTCGAAAGCAAAAGTGATCAAATTACATCAGTAAATTTAGCAATAACATATGAGCTGCCTAAAATGATTGCTCGATTTATGGAAGAAAATATTTTAGGTAAAATGGTCACAAACGAATTACAGGCCAATATTGATAGGTTTAGAGATTTGGTTGAAAAAAATTATAAAAATGATTTTTCTAACTAA
- a CDS encoding DUF4346 domain-containing protein, whose protein sequence is MDSSKSLDEKIKIDNNLSKRYIDLDPNGYFIIKVDLKQNKIILEHFLNNINDEGYALDPETNEPIKCDSQNKRVINEVFEGISAKQLGILITEERNDLITRFDHALYLGRELQKAEECLYKKLPYIQD, encoded by the coding sequence ATGGATTCTAGTAAAAGTTTAGATGAAAAAATAAAGATTGATAATAATCTATCCAAGCGATATATAGACTTAGATCCAAACGGTTATTTTATTATAAAAGTAGATTTAAAACAAAATAAAATAATTTTAGAGCACTTTCTAAATAATATTAATGATGAAGGATATGCGCTTGACCCAGAAACAAATGAACCAATTAAATGCGACTCTCAAAATAAAAGAGTTATTAATGAAGTCTTTGAAGGTATTAGTGCCAAACAACTTGGGATCTTGATCACTGAAGAAAGAAATGACTTAATAACCAGATTCGATCATGCTCTATATTTAGGCCGAGAACTACAAAAAGCAGAAGAATGTTTATACAAAAAATTACCATATATCCAAGATTAA
- a CDS encoding shikimate kinase, whose product MEKSIIEKTVHTIKGRSIFLIGMMGSGKSQTGLKLAELLNYKYIDLDSLIEKLAKKSINQIFNDEGEDNFRELEANCLKETIKIPSLVISTGGGIVTKSQNWGILRQGIIAWIDLDKDIAIERLKNEIENRPLLQGKNLNDLYMSIFQSRENLYSQADLRIQVKRENIEEVAMKIINAIHKEIIS is encoded by the coding sequence ATGGAAAAATCCATTATCGAAAAAACAGTTCATACTATCAAGGGCAGAAGCATATTTTTAATAGGAATGATGGGTTCTGGTAAGTCACAAACTGGTTTGAAGCTGGCTGAATTATTGAATTATAAATACATTGATTTAGATTCATTAATAGAGAAGTTGGCAAAAAAATCTATCAATCAAATTTTTAATGATGAAGGAGAAGATAATTTCCGTGAATTAGAAGCAAACTGCCTCAAAGAAACTATCAAAATTCCTTCATTAGTAATCTCAACTGGGGGAGGAATAGTTACCAAATCGCAAAACTGGGGAATCTTAAGACAGGGAATTATTGCTTGGATAGATCTCGACAAAGATATAGCAATTGAAAGATTGAAAAATGAAATTGAAAATAGGCCACTACTTCAGGGAAAGAATCTAAATGATTTATATATGAGCATTTTTCAATCTAGAGAAAATTTGTATTCTCAAGCAGATTTAAGAATTCAGGTAAAAAGAGAAAATATTGAAGAAGTTGCTATGAAAATAATCAATGCAATTCATAAAGAAATAATTAGTTAA
- a CDS encoding DUF751 family protein, with the protein MGEFFSNVARYPKYLISIIIGGLVALLEPLFKNRSNPLTIIGLISSVLSAFITVYFVLQAMTNPLNS; encoded by the coding sequence ATGGGCGAATTTTTCTCTAATGTTGCAAGATATCCCAAGTATTTAATATCTATTATTATTGGGGGACTTGTTGCATTACTTGAACCTTTATTCAAGAATCGATCAAATCCACTAACAATAATAGGTTTAATATCTTCTGTTTTAAGTGCTTTCATAACTGTTTATTTTGTCTTGCAGGCGATGACAAATCCATTAAATTCATAA
- a CDS encoding 6-pyruvoyl trahydropterin synthase family protein: MTSTQSKPLHGKGRECVITRRACFSSSHRYWLPEKSPEENLSLFGKCSIAPGHGHNYELIVSMGGELDSDGMVLNLSDVKHSIKNKVTGQLDFRFLNDVWPEFNVNNQEGILPTTEAIVKVIWSRLKDDLPLTSLRLYENPNLWADYFGKNMEAFLTVQTHFAAAHRLAKEEISFDENKKIYGKCARVNGHGHNYLVDITVKGDIDKRTGMVCDLSALQEIINDLVVEKLDHTFLNKDIEFFHNCVPTAENIALYISDILKKPIHKLGAQLHKIRLQESPNNAAEIYVDQKLTNSLKLKFENSLVTQT, encoded by the coding sequence ATGACTTCTACACAATCCAAACCATTACATGGAAAAGGACGTGAATGCGTCATAACTCGACGTGCTTGCTTTAGTTCTAGTCACCGTTATTGGCTTCCTGAAAAAAGTCCAGAAGAAAATTTATCTCTTTTTGGAAAGTGCAGTATTGCTCCAGGGCATGGTCATAATTATGAACTTATTGTTTCAATGGGGGGAGAACTAGACTCTGATGGAATGGTACTTAATCTCTCTGATGTAAAACACTCTATTAAAAATAAGGTTACTGGACAATTAGATTTTCGTTTTTTGAATGATGTCTGGCCTGAATTTAATGTTAATAATCAAGAGGGGATACTTCCCACAACTGAAGCAATAGTAAAGGTCATTTGGAGTCGTCTAAAGGATGATTTACCTCTTACAAGTCTAAGGCTTTATGAAAACCCAAATTTATGGGCAGATTATTTTGGAAAAAACATGGAAGCATTTTTAACAGTTCAAACTCATTTTGCAGCCGCTCATAGACTTGCAAAAGAAGAGATATCCTTTGATGAAAATAAAAAAATCTATGGGAAATGTGCCAGAGTTAATGGACATGGTCATAACTATCTTGTCGATATAACTGTAAAAGGAGACATTGATAAAAGAACAGGAATGGTTTGCGACTTATCTGCCCTCCAAGAGATAATTAATGATTTGGTTGTTGAAAAACTAGATCATACGTTTTTAAATAAAGACATCGAATTTTTCCATAATTGTGTTCCAACTGCTGAAAATATAGCTTTATATATTTCTGATATTCTTAAAAAACCAATACACAAACTAGGAGCACAATTACACAAAATAAGACTCCAAGAGAGCCCAAATAATGCTGCAGAAATTTATGTTGACCAAAAGTTAACCAATTCATTGAAGTTGAAATTTGAAAATAGTTTAGTAACACAAACTTGA
- the zds gene encoding 9,9'-di-cis-zeta-carotene desaturase encodes MKIAIVGSGLAGLTAAVNLVDDGHEVEIYESRSFWGGKVGSWEDKDGNHIEMGLHVFFYNYANLFKLMKKVGALDNLLPKDHTHLFINNGGNLKSLDFRFPLGAPFNGLKAFFTTEQLTWVDKFRNALALGTSPIVRGLIDYEGAMEIIRDLDRISFKEWFLNHGGSEKSLERMWDPIAYALGFINCKDISARCMLTIFMMFASKTEASKLNLLKGSPHKWLTQPIVDYITNKGAKINLNHKVEEIIYEKESSSYSVNQLKISSPEGPKTVFADKFLAACDVPGIKKIIPKEWYQFKEFAGLKKLRAVAVATIQLRYDGWVTELQKDNTGNSPTGLDNLLYSADASFSCFADLALASPADYRKKDMGSLLQCVLTPGDRWMGRSTERITKEIDKEVRRLFPSSENLKLLWSNVVQIPQSLYRESPGMEPFRPDQKTSISNFFMAGSYTKQDYIDSMEGATMSGHLAAAAILEKKAELAKNLAVS; translated from the coding sequence GTGAAAATTGCAATAGTTGGTTCTGGATTAGCTGGTCTTACAGCTGCGGTCAATTTAGTTGATGACGGTCACGAAGTAGAAATTTATGAAAGTAGGTCTTTTTGGGGGGGTAAAGTAGGAAGTTGGGAAGATAAGGATGGCAATCACATAGAAATGGGATTACATGTATTTTTTTATAATTATGCAAATCTATTTAAATTAATGAAAAAAGTGGGTGCTTTGGATAATTTACTCCCTAAAGATCATACTCATCTGTTCATAAATAATGGTGGCAATTTGAAATCTTTAGATTTCAGATTCCCCTTAGGTGCTCCATTTAATGGACTCAAAGCATTTTTTACAACTGAACAACTTACTTGGGTAGACAAGTTCAGAAATGCCTTAGCTTTAGGAACAAGCCCAATAGTTAGAGGATTGATAGACTATGAAGGTGCAATGGAAATAATTAGAGATCTAGATAGGATTAGTTTTAAAGAATGGTTTTTAAATCATGGTGGGAGTGAAAAAAGTTTAGAAAGAATGTGGGATCCTATCGCATATGCTTTGGGTTTTATCAACTGCAAAGATATTTCAGCAAGATGTATGCTAACTATCTTCATGATGTTTGCCTCAAAAACAGAAGCCTCAAAACTTAATCTTTTAAAAGGTTCTCCTCATAAGTGGTTAACACAGCCTATTGTCGACTACATCACAAACAAAGGGGCCAAGATCAATCTAAACCATAAGGTGGAAGAAATTATTTATGAAAAGGAATCTTCCTCTTATTCCGTTAATCAGTTAAAAATATCTTCTCCTGAAGGGCCTAAAACAGTGTTTGCAGATAAATTTCTAGCTGCCTGTGATGTTCCTGGAATAAAAAAAATAATTCCAAAAGAATGGTATCAATTTAAAGAATTTGCAGGTTTAAAAAAACTTAGAGCTGTTGCAGTAGCTACAATCCAATTAAGATACGACGGTTGGGTTACCGAATTACAAAAAGATAATACTGGAAACTCGCCCACTGGACTCGATAACCTTCTATATTCTGCTGATGCTTCTTTCAGTTGTTTTGCTGATTTAGCACTAGCAAGTCCAGCAGACTATAGAAAAAAAGATATGGGATCACTACTCCAATGTGTTTTAACTCCCGGTGATAGATGGATGGGAAGATCTACAGAAAGAATTACCAAAGAAATAGATAAAGAAGTCCGCCGTCTATTCCCATCTTCAGAAAACCTTAAATTGCTTTGGAGTAACGTAGTACAAATTCCACAATCCCTCTATAGAGAATCTCCAGGGATGGAACCTTTTAGACCCGATCAAAAAACATCTATATCTAATTTCTTTATGGCTGGTAGTTACACTAAACAAGATTATATAGACTCTATGGAGGGAGCTACAATGAGTGGTCATTTAGCTGCGGCCGCAATTTTAGAGAAGAAAGCCGAATTAGCAAAAAATCTTGCAGTTAGTTAA
- a CDS encoding peptidogalycan biosysnthesis protein: MNQKIHKVEVRLSIKEISKERWNELANEINNPFYEWTWLKNLEISKSVSRETGWQPLYFVAYKNEEILGIAPLFLKNHSYGEFIFDQSFARLAQDLNLNYYPKLIGMSPYSPVNGYQFLYKKNKDKKEITNLLIKHIESFAITNKILSCNFLYIDESWGNHLKSLGYHEWINSSSEWRSNGEKTFDDFLSRFNSNQRKNIKKERKSITKQDIKVEIFNEADINQEILKKMHNFYELHCSRWGVWGSKYLTSTFFEKIVDNKKNLLLFSASKNDSNDIFAMSMCVKNKNNLWGRYWGSEEEISNLHFELCYYQPIEWAIKNSIHLFDPGAGGKHKRRRGFFAKNTISLHKWFDKNMENIIYPWLNEVNKQTKMEIDFENKSIPFK, translated from the coding sequence ATGAACCAAAAAATACATAAAGTTGAAGTCAGATTGTCAATTAAGGAAATCTCCAAGGAGAGATGGAATGAATTAGCAAATGAAATCAATAATCCATTTTATGAATGGACCTGGCTTAAAAACCTTGAAATATCAAAAAGTGTTTCAAGAGAAACTGGTTGGCAGCCTCTATATTTTGTTGCTTATAAAAATGAAGAAATATTAGGAATTGCTCCACTTTTTTTAAAAAATCATAGCTATGGAGAATTCATTTTTGATCAATCATTTGCAAGATTGGCTCAAGATCTTAATTTAAATTATTACCCTAAATTAATTGGAATGAGTCCTTATAGTCCTGTAAATGGATATCAATTTCTTTATAAAAAAAATAAAGATAAGAAAGAAATTACAAATTTACTTATAAAACATATCGAAAGCTTTGCAATTACAAACAAAATTTTAAGTTGTAATTTTTTGTATATTGATGAAAGCTGGGGCAACCATCTTAAATCTTTGGGGTACCATGAATGGATAAATTCCAGCAGTGAGTGGAGGAGTAATGGAGAAAAAACGTTTGATGATTTTCTTTCTAGATTTAACTCTAATCAGAGAAAAAATATAAAAAAAGAGAGGAAATCAATTACTAAACAAGATATTAAAGTAGAAATTTTTAATGAAGCTGATATCAACCAAGAAATCCTCAAAAAAATGCATAATTTTTATGAACTGCATTGTTCAAGGTGGGGAGTTTGGGGAAGTAAATATCTAACATCTACATTTTTCGAAAAAATTGTTGATAATAAAAAAAATCTTTTACTTTTTAGCGCATCAAAAAATGATTCAAATGATATTTTTGCTATGTCAATGTGCGTTAAAAATAAAAACAACTTATGGGGTAGATATTGGGGTAGTGAAGAAGAAATATCTAATTTACATTTTGAATTATGCTACTACCAGCCAATTGAATGGGCAATAAAAAATAGTATCCATTTGTTTGATCCTGGAGCAGGTGGTAAACATAAAAGGCGGAGGGGGTTTTTTGCAAAAAATACCATTAGCTTGCATAAGTGGTTTGACAAAAATATGGAAAATATAATTTATCCTTGGCTAAATGAAGTTAATAAACAAACCAAGATGGAAATTGATTTTGAAAATAAATCTATACCCTTTAAATAA
- the rbfA gene encoding 30S ribosome-binding factor RbfA — protein sequence MPNNYRLAKVSSLLKKEITLILQNDLESDLIRDHFVNISKIDLSGDLQYCKIYITSTAQEKVKKEIVENLNSAKSSIRHNLGKRIEMRRVPEIIFKDDIVIDKGLAVLKLLDEIKNSNEENNNVEDKDANS from the coding sequence ATGCCAAATAATTATCGTCTTGCAAAAGTTTCTTCTCTTTTAAAAAAAGAAATAACCCTTATCTTGCAAAATGATTTGGAAAGTGATCTTATTAGAGATCATTTCGTCAATATTTCCAAGATTGATTTATCAGGTGATTTGCAATACTGTAAGATTTATATCACTTCTACTGCTCAAGAGAAAGTAAAGAAAGAAATTGTGGAAAATTTGAATAGCGCTAAAAGCTCTATTAGGCATAATTTAGGAAAAAGAATAGAGATGAGACGAGTACCAGAGATAATTTTTAAAGACGATATAGTTATTGATAAAGGATTAGCAGTCTTGAAACTTCTTGATGAAATAAAAAATAGCAACGAAGAAAATAATAATGTTGAGGATAAGGATGCCAATAGTTGA
- a CDS encoding uroporphyrinogen-III synthase yields MPIVDLPIYQRNIIITRSREGIKDIKKIFTSKGANIFEFPAISIGDPDDLNPLDEALNQINDFHWIIFSSSNGIKFVDKRLRYFNSSLKECSKTTKIAVVGEKTAITLDDFGIKADFIPPEFVAESLIDNFPISGYGLRVFVPRVQTGGRDLISDQFRKAGSRVFEVAAYETRCPDSIPADTIDLISNKKVDAIIFSSGKTVLNSAFLLEKALGKEWVKYFDQTKFLTIGPQTTKICKKIFGRVDGQAQKYTFEGLLDVAINIFS; encoded by the coding sequence ATGCCAATAGTTGATTTACCTATTTATCAAAGAAATATAATTATCACTCGATCAAGAGAGGGGATAAAGGATATTAAAAAAATATTCACAAGCAAGGGTGCCAATATATTTGAATTCCCTGCAATAAGTATTGGGGATCCTGATGATTTAAATCCTCTTGACGAAGCATTAAATCAAATAAATGATTTTCATTGGATTATCTTTTCCAGTAGTAATGGGATCAAATTTGTAGATAAAAGACTTAGATATTTTAATAGTTCGTTAAAAGAGTGTTCTAAAACAACAAAAATTGCCGTAGTCGGAGAAAAAACTGCAATAACTCTTGATGATTTTGGGATCAAGGCTGATTTCATACCTCCAGAATTTGTTGCCGAAAGTTTAATTGATAATTTCCCAATATCTGGATATGGACTTAGAGTCTTTGTGCCAAGAGTCCAAACAGGTGGTAGGGATCTAATTTCAGATCAATTTAGAAAGGCTGGTTCGCGCGTATTTGAGGTTGCTGCATATGAAACTAGATGTCCTGATTCAATTCCTGCAGATACAATTGATCTTATTTCTAATAAAAAAGTGGATGCAATTATTTTCTCAAGCGGCAAAACCGTATTAAATTCTGCTTTTTTACTAGAAAAAGCACTTGGTAAGGAATGGGTCAAATATTTTGATCAAACTAAATTTTTAACTATTGGACCTCAAACAACAAAAATATGCAAAAAGATTTTTGGAAGAGTTGATGGTCAGGCACAAAAATATACTTTTGAAGGACTGCTAGATGTGGCAATTAATATTTTTAGTTAG
- a CDS encoding glutathione S-transferase family protein produces MITLYQFRHSAFCLKTRMALHAKKLQYRVEEVTPGIGQFEIFKLSGQKQVPVIVDVNDQIIHDSSTICEYIDKKNDNNPLFPEDPVLFAQSKLIEDWADTTMATTCRKALIKSAIENPQLRTALLPDEIPSSVKSIVDKLPFENLSKISNVVLSSKDNLELQKLLEALSKSLINKKYLVGDSLSIADISIAAQLSLLKFPNSAGPILSGEGSQEYINNPYLENLFMWRNNLEEYLFSANSQ; encoded by the coding sequence ATGATTACATTATATCAATTTAGGCACAGTGCTTTTTGTTTAAAAACAAGAATGGCTCTCCATGCAAAAAAACTACAATATCGAGTTGAAGAAGTAACGCCTGGAATAGGTCAATTTGAAATCTTTAAATTATCAGGTCAAAAACAAGTCCCTGTAATAGTCGATGTTAATGATCAAATTATTCATGACTCATCAACAATTTGCGAATATATAGATAAAAAAAATGATAATAATCCACTTTTTCCTGAGGACCCAGTATTATTCGCACAATCCAAACTAATTGAAGACTGGGCAGATACTACAATGGCTACAACTTGTAGAAAAGCTTTAATAAAATCTGCAATAGAAAATCCACAGCTAAGAACTGCATTACTTCCAGATGAAATACCTTCTTCAGTTAAAAGTATTGTTGATAAATTACCTTTTGAAAATCTTAGTAAAATCTCCAATGTAGTTTTATCTTCTAAAGATAATTTAGAACTGCAAAAATTACTGGAAGCTTTATCAAAATCCTTGATCAACAAAAAATATTTAGTTGGAGATAGTTTATCAATTGCAGATATTTCAATTGCAGCTCAATTATCCCTTCTTAAATTCCCAAATTCTGCAGGGCCAATTCTTTCAGGAGAGGGGAGTCAAGAATACATCAATAACCCTTATCTAGAAAATCTTTTCATGTGGAGGAACAACTTAGAAGAATATCTTTTTAGTGCTAACTCTCAATAA
- a CDS encoding DUF6816 family protein, whose product MKIILGLILCLTFQGIFLESSFALVDSNVREFLENRVNQWPELYLPKFKLSDTSKDLIYPKWFEGYWLVTSQDIINDSEEPVIYKVNFFKNDSDLIVGDRAKNSESIGKAIFGDTLIKVVNDPTSINNQITYLKDDFYIDSRIQGRNQIQDDDIFFADELVIQTAHKPGASRINQVETISKFQKCSEEILEVNNTIKPSICGVQYVASYGSKVGDPSIRAIKTNKYKLTFEFIES is encoded by the coding sequence ATGAAAATTATTCTTGGATTAATTCTTTGCTTGACTTTTCAAGGAATTTTTTTAGAAAGTTCTTTTGCTCTAGTAGATTCTAACGTACGAGAGTTTTTGGAAAATCGTGTAAATCAATGGCCAGAATTATATTTACCAAAATTTAAATTATCTGATACTTCTAAGGATTTAATTTATCCCAAATGGTTCGAGGGGTATTGGCTTGTTACCTCTCAAGATATAATTAATGATTCAGAAGAGCCAGTTATTTATAAAGTAAATTTCTTTAAGAATGATTCAGATTTAATTGTTGGTGATCGTGCAAAAAATTCTGAATCTATTGGAAAAGCAATATTTGGGGATACCTTAATAAAGGTTGTAAATGATCCTACATCTATTAATAATCAAATTACTTATTTAAAAGATGATTTTTATATTGATTCAAGAATTCAAGGGAGAAATCAGATCCAAGATGATGATATTTTTTTCGCAGATGAGCTAGTTATACAAACAGCGCATAAGCCAGGTGCTTCAAGGATTAATCAGGTAGAGACAATTAGTAAATTTCAAAAATGTTCCGAAGAAATATTGGAAGTTAATAATACAATCAAACCATCAATTTGTGGAGTGCAATATGTTGCTTCTTATGGTTCAAAAGTTGGTGATCCCTCTATTCGTGCTATTAAAACAAATAAATATAAATTGACTTTTGAATTTATTGAGAGTTAG
- a CDS encoding chlororespiratory reduction protein 7: MSNPLIRASDHYVLLEPDSKEKIVSKQEAILWLKNWLSKTETQTIYQNIEDPDQEFFEELLESTYELEIKSGYVIKWFAVRIEPD, from the coding sequence ATGTCAAATCCACTAATAAGAGCATCAGATCATTATGTATTATTAGAGCCAGATTCAAAAGAAAAAATTGTATCAAAGCAAGAAGCAATTTTATGGTTGAAGAATTGGCTTAGTAAGACAGAAACACAAACAATATATCAAAATATAGAAGATCCTGATCAGGAATTTTTTGAAGAATTATTGGAAAGCACTTATGAATTAGAAATAAAATCAGGATACGTTATCAAATGGTTTGCAGTAAGAATTGAACCAGATTAA
- the petL gene encoding cytochrome b6-f complex subunit PetL has protein sequence MNIIFYFAFIGFGFGAAFALDKLLRAVKLI, from the coding sequence ATGAACATCATTTTCTATTTTGCATTTATTGGTTTTGGTTTTGGAGCTGCTTTCGCATTAGATAAGCTCTTAAGAGCAGTTAAATTAATTTAA